A genome region from Anopheles stephensi strain Indian unplaced genomic scaffold, UCI_ANSTEP_V1.0 ucontig424, whole genome shotgun sequence includes the following:
- the LOC118516987 gene encoding uncharacterized protein LOC118516987, with the protein MNNPTHNVYIEPYNKEVLSWKRWVKRLETAMEMMDLQPEKKKPVLLHYMGMECYNTLCDLALPKEPEGLTYQEVVDKLTSHYEPRPLEMVELFKFWQRKQQEGETVAEYAKVLQKEARFCGFAEYLNKALRNQFVFGLQNKAMQTRLLEEKELTWEKATTLASAMEATQQGIGIVRHEAAAAEVKFVEKSQKPELKQKNYKPASLKCYRCGSDGHMANMCRHATTTCLKCKKVGHLQRVCRNNTKKKVNVVEEIHDSEEEEEEIV; encoded by the exons ATGAATAATCCGACTCATAATGTCTACATTGAACCATACAACAAAGAAGTGTTATCATGGAAGAGATGGGTAAAACGGTTGGAGACAGCAATGGAGATGATGGATTTGCagccggagaaaaagaaaccagTGCTCTTGCATTACATGGGTATGGAATGCTACAACACCCTGTGTGATTTAGCCTTACCCAAAGAACCGGAAGGTTTGACCTACCAGGAAGTAGTGGATAAATTAACTTCCCATTACGAACCCAGACCATTGGAAATGGTAGAATTGTTCAAATTTTGGCAACGAAAACAGCAAGAAGGTGAAACGGTTGCGGAATACGCCAAAGTGCTCCAGAAAGAAGCAAGATTTTGTGGGTTCGCCGAATACCTGAACAAGGCGTTAAGAAACCAATTTGTCTTCGGattgcaaaacaaagccaTGCAAACCAGGCTGTTGGAAGAGAAGGAGCTTACATGGGAAAAGGCAACCACATTGGCATCAGCTATGGAAGCAACGCAACAAGGAATAGGCATTGTGAGACATGAAGCAGCCGCAGCCGAAGTGAAGTTCGTAGAAAAATCTCAGAAGCCGGagctaaaacaaaagaacTACAAGCCAGCATCGCTGAAATGCTATAGATGTGGTAGTGATGGGCACATGGCAAACATGTGCAGACATGCCACTACTACTTGTTTAAAGTGCAAAAAGGTTGGACATTTGCAGCGTGTGTGTCGAAACAACACGAAGAAAAAGGTTAATGTCGTCGAGGAAATTCACGACagcgaggaggaagaagaagag aTAGTATAG